TGGAGCGGCGATTCCAGCCGGTCCAGGTTTCCGAGCCCGGGGGGGGCGAGACGCTGGAGATCCTCCAGGGGGTCCGGGCGCACCGGGAGAGCCACTTCGGCGTGACGATCACGGACGAGACGCTGTCCGCCATCGTCGAGCTCGCCGTGCGATTCGACCCGACGCACTTCCTCCCCGATAAGGCGATCGATCTTCTGGACCGGGCTTGCGCGGAGTGCCGCGTGCCGCTCCTCTCCATGGCGGCGAACTCCGATCAGTACGACGCCGTGGGCGTCGCCGTGGTAACGCCCGAGTACGTGGCCCGCGTCGTGGCCGAGAAGATGGGGATCCCGATCGAAGTGGCCCGGGGCGGGCTGGGGGGGATCACTGAATCCCGGGTGCGGGGGCTGGAGGAACATCTCAACCGGTGCATCGTCGGACAGGAGGAGGCGATCTCCCGGGTTTGCCGCCGCCTCGTCCTTTCCCACGCCGGGTTCGGGGACCGCCGCCGGCCCATGGGAGTCTTCCTGTTCCTCGGTCCCTCCGGGGTGGGGAAGACCGAGGTCGCGCGGCGGATCGCCTCGTACCTCTTCGCCAACGAACGCGCGTTCATCCACCTGGACATGTCGGAGTACCAGGAGGAGGTCAGCGTCTCCCGCCTCATCGGCGCCGCGCCGGGGTATGTCGGCTACGAAGAGGGAGGCCAGCTCATCGCCCGGTTGCGGACCACTCCGTATTCGGTGGTTCTTCTCGACGAGGTCGATAAGGCGTCTCCCCGGGTGTTCGACCTGTTCCTGCAGCTGTTCGACCAGGCGAAGATCACCGACGCGCAGGGACATACCGCGGACGCCCGCCACACGATCTTCATCATGACGGGAAACATCCCTGTCCGGAAGGAGATGGGGTTCCGTGCGGGCGATGCGGCGGTGGCGGAAGGCGCCGCGCTGGCCGAGGTCCGGCGCCGGTTCCGTCCGGAATTCCTCAACCGCGTGGACGAGCAGATCGTCTTCCGGGCGCTCACTCCCGACGACGTCCGGAAGGTGTTGGCGCTCCGGATCGCCGAGCTGGCGGAGAGCCTCCTCGCCGATCACAAGGTGGCGCTCGAAGTGGACGCGGACGCGGCGGATTGGCTGGCTGCGGAAGGATACCAGCCGGAGTATGGGGTCCGGGAACTCGCCCGGGCCGTGGACCGTTGGATCCGGGCACCGATTGGGGCGATGAGCGCCGATGGGGAGCTCGCGCGCAGGGCCGCCTCCGGCAAGCCATTGAAGGTCCGAAAGACGGCGGAAGGCGTCCGGGTCGAGTAACGGTTCCGGTCGGCCCCGGCGCAATCGTATCCAACCCACCGCTCGCGTTGCAAAGGTGTCCAGCCAATTCCTTGTTTTTTTCGCTGAACGTCTAATTTTTAAATACCCGTTCGTGCAGTTTTGGTTACCGAGCCCTTGATATCGTTTGACGCGGGCTCGGAGCGCTGTTCACGTTCCGGGTTTCGCATTCCCTTTCGGCGCCTTATCCTTCAATTCCATTAA
This sequence is a window from Candidatus Deferrimicrobium sp.. Protein-coding genes within it:
- a CDS encoding ATP-dependent Clp protease ATP-binding subunit, whose translation is MTTLTKAARIAWEIGAAEAALLRHPFIEREHLLIGLCSLRKILQYLDYTHIESLPVDVLREEADGIGRILAPLGITDAAIRRGVRSRLRPGNAVHAERTVHRSEECKRYFRRAREIVKEGGEIAVRHLFAAILEDPGPVISAVLAGAGVSPVVLRENLLEKRELEQEPIPVREEAGDLPVVPEPLPSETPLLDRYGRDITRAAREGRLMPFVDSDRTRNTLRQLIKVLMMPTKNNPVLVGEAGVGKTAVVEALAERIANGRDRRFLPGRRLIELSMAELVAGTKYRGEFEERLTRLIEEVRSHPEVILFIDEFHTVAGAGRAEGAPLDAGNIMKPALARGELRCIGATTITEYRNSVEKDPALERRFQPVQVSEPGGGETLEILQGVRAHRESHFGVTITDETLSAIVELAVRFDPTHFLPDKAIDLLDRACAECRVPLLSMAANSDQYDAVGVAVVTPEYVARVVAEKMGIPIEVARGGLGGITESRVRGLEEHLNRCIVGQEEAISRVCRRLVLSHAGFGDRRRPMGVFLFLGPSGVGKTEVARRIASYLFANERAFIHLDMSEYQEEVSVSRLIGAAPGYVGYEEGGQLIARLRTTPYSVVLLDEVDKASPRVFDLFLQLFDQAKITDAQGHTADARHTIFIMTGNIPVRKEMGFRAGDAAVAEGAALAEVRRRFRPEFLNRVDEQIVFRALTPDDVRKVLALRIAELAESLLADHKVALEVDADAADWLAAEGYQPEYGVRELARAVDRWIRAPIGAMSADGELARRAASGKPLKVRKTAEGVRVE